Proteins encoded together in one Chitinophaga varians window:
- a CDS encoding HNH endonuclease: MRPVVKTNKQKADGTPMEYTPWGKAKKVLISEIGSFCSFCEKYNSRSALHVEHIYGKKCINAAGVLIYDTLKHRWDNFLLACVNCNSVKGNKDIALTNPYMPHINNLIHYITINTGGLIQIKAGLSATDTNGIRGFINLTGIDRVPGHSDYSDKDDRWDTRLKVYDIVKRQYQKYTAANPTTDLENIIQLARTNGFFSIWYYQFITYSEVINVLINGIMINGTLIRPFPGIHLASFDPTNNFITLPRP, translated from the coding sequence ATAAACAAAAGGCAGACGGCACTCCAATGGAATATACCCCTTGGGGAAAAGCAAAAAAAGTGTTGATATCCGAAATAGGTAGTTTTTGTTCATTTTGCGAAAAATACAATAGTCGTTCGGCCTTACATGTGGAACATATTTATGGCAAAAAGTGTATTAATGCAGCGGGGGTATTGATCTACGATACTTTAAAACATCGTTGGGACAATTTTCTATTGGCATGTGTAAATTGTAATAGTGTAAAGGGCAACAAGGATATTGCCCTGACAAATCCGTATATGCCACATATAAATAACCTGATTCACTATATTACTATAAATACAGGGGGACTTATTCAGATTAAAGCGGGGTTAAGTGCGACAGACACGAATGGAATAAGAGGATTTATTAATCTTACAGGAATAGACAGAGTTCCCGGACATTCAGATTATTCAGACAAAGATGATAGATGGGATACAAGATTGAAGGTATATGACATTGTAAAGAGACAATATCAAAAATACACAGCGGCTAATCCTACAACTGACCTGGAGAATATTATCCAATTAGCAAGAACAAATGGTTTCTTTTCTATATGGTATTATCAATTCATAACGTACAGCGAGGTAATAAATGTACTTATTAATGGTATCATGATTAATGGCACTTTGATCAGACCTTTTCCCGGCATACATCTAGCGTCTTTTGACCCTACAAATAACTTCATCACCCTTCCTCGGCCATAA
- a CDS encoding restriction endonuclease subunit S, whose protein sequence is MQETYSTYNPTSIPWLPEMPEHWEVRKVKHLFKERSEKGFPDEPLLAATQTKGVVRKEDYETRTVTAQKDFHLLKLVRKEDFVISLRSFQGGIEYAWHQGIISPAYSIFYERKDADTYKGYFKHLFKSYPFINSLTLFVTGIREGQNIDYTAFRDATLPLPPYEEQTAIAHYLDAKTEQINRFIEKKERLIALLKEQKKAFINEILNEGEDIYPTIRVKFVGKVNPTKSSSTLKIDDSDNVVFLPMEKVSENGKIDCSILKPTLELKNGFTFFEKGDIIVAKITPCFENGKGALLSNLLTPYGFGSTEFHTVRAYTKKVNPEYLWWILHSEAFLSLGEYFMEGSAGQKRVPVEFVKNYLAVIPSIQKQNEVLCRIKFETDRIDTTIQRIQTEIQKVKELKQSLIAEVVTGKIKVV, encoded by the coding sequence ATGCAAGAGACATATTCAACATACAACCCAACATCTATTCCCTGGCTTCCGGAAATGCCGGAGCATTGGGAAGTGAGGAAAGTAAAACATCTTTTCAAAGAACGTTCTGAAAAAGGATTTCCCGATGAGCCTTTATTGGCTGCTACACAAACCAAAGGAGTAGTTAGGAAAGAGGATTATGAGACCAGAACAGTTACAGCTCAGAAAGATTTTCATTTGCTCAAGCTGGTAAGAAAAGAAGACTTTGTTATCAGTTTGCGTTCATTTCAAGGTGGAATAGAATATGCCTGGCATCAGGGAATTATCAGCCCGGCCTACAGTATTTTTTACGAAAGGAAAGATGCTGATACTTATAAAGGCTACTTCAAGCATCTATTCAAATCATATCCCTTTATTAATTCGCTTACTTTGTTTGTAACGGGTATTCGTGAAGGGCAAAATATAGATTACACAGCATTCAGGGACGCTACATTACCTCTCCCCCCTTACGAAGAACAAACAGCCATTGCTCATTACCTTGATGCAAAAACAGAGCAGATCAATCGTTTTATTGAGAAAAAAGAGCGATTGATAGCATTGCTGAAAGAGCAGAAGAAAGCTTTTATTAATGAGATATTGAATGAAGGTGAAGATATTTATCCTACTATTCGCGTCAAGTTTGTCGGGAAAGTCAATCCTACTAAGTCGTCATCAACTCTGAAAATTGACGACAGCGATAACGTAGTATTCTTGCCAATGGAAAAAGTCTCAGAAAATGGGAAAATAGATTGTAGTATTCTGAAACCCACACTTGAGTTAAAAAATGGATTTACCTTTTTTGAAAAAGGAGACATTATTGTTGCGAAAATTACGCCTTGTTTTGAAAATGGCAAAGGCGCATTACTTTCAAATCTGCTTACTCCTTATGGTTTTGGAAGCACCGAATTTCACACAGTAAGGGCTTATACAAAAAAGGTTAATCCAGAATATTTGTGGTGGATATTACATAGTGAAGCATTTTTGTCTCTTGGAGAGTATTTCATGGAAGGCTCTGCTGGGCAAAAGCGTGTGCCTGTTGAATTTGTAAAAAACTATCTGGCTGTTATTCCTTCTATTCAAAAGCAGAATGAGGTACTATGTAGAATTAAATTTGAAACTGATAGAATAGATACCACTATCCAACGCATACAAACCGAAATCCAAAAAGTAAAAGAACTCAAACAAAGCCTGATTGCCGAAGTAGTAACGGGCAAGATAAAAGTTGTATAA
- a CDS encoding type I restriction endonuclease subunit R codes for MSSDTSEKGLEIIIEKALSTDGGYRISYPTDYDRELCVDKKLLAEFINTTQPEAWSTIQKRGEEKFLKRLAEQIKQRGIIDVLRKGIKDQDLQVWLYYKNPASALNTKAVQQYESNIFSVTRQLRYSLSNGNSLDMVLFINGLPVSTLELKNPWTGQNVKHAIKQYQQDRDPKEPLFIFGRCMVHFAVDPDLVYMTTALGGQSTFFLPFNKGVDHGAGNPVNPHGLKSDYLWKEILSKRCLSHILEHYAQVIEEKDEDTGKIKRKLIFPRYHQLQVVQKLLADAKAKDIGQRYLVQHSAGSGKSNSITWLAHQLVSLHDSTNTQPVFDSIIMVTDRKMLDKQIRDNVKQFAQVAKVVEAIDKGSKQLKRALEDGKKIIITTVQKFPHVMDEIGELAAKKFAIIIDEAHSSQSGETASKMNWVLSDRAEPYGNEDTKSDPEPQDTEDIIHEQMQQRKMLKNASYFAFTATPKNKTLETFGRKGIQPDDTPGEPGKFYPFHLYSMKQAIEEEFILDVLKNYTTYQSYYKLHKAVEENPEFETHQAQKKLRAYVENHPFSIREKAKVMIDHFHTDVRKQIRGKAKAMVVTRSINNAIQYFRSFNEYLREIHSPYRAIAAFSGKRTIDGVEYDEAKLNGFASGDIPNTFKKNEYRFLIVANKFQTGFDQPLLHTMYVDKKLADVQAVQTLSRLNRAYKPDKEDTFVLDFFNSTDDIREAFEPFYTTTILSEETDANKLNDLQDALDNAQVYATDDVINFTDLYITSTDRTTLDPIIDACVAQFRSELHVDAQIGFYVKARSFYRTYAFLSKILSFSNTYWERLYWFLKFLIPKIKPAEHDDLAKGILEAIDLDSYRLSKTTTENIRLDGGEEIDPTPAIVKGKKGYNAFDELETIVREFNNRFGIDNWTDDDKVKSFLFQQLPADFEKDEDTVTAVINSDKQNAKITSDKKVEDLMQDIIFTYTDLYKKFTDDADFKRQYLEFVFDKIWKQHNGNNPTNPRL; via the coding sequence ATGAGCAGCGATACATCAGAAAAAGGTCTTGAGATCATCATTGAAAAAGCACTGTCCACAGACGGTGGTTATCGCATATCCTATCCTACCGACTACGATCGGGAGTTGTGCGTGGATAAAAAGCTGTTGGCTGAATTTATCAATACCACCCAGCCCGAAGCATGGTCCACCATTCAAAAACGCGGTGAAGAAAAATTTCTGAAGCGGCTTGCAGAGCAAATTAAACAACGCGGAATTATAGATGTATTGCGCAAAGGCATTAAAGACCAAGACTTGCAGGTGTGGCTGTACTATAAAAATCCCGCATCCGCACTCAATACCAAAGCAGTACAACAATACGAATCCAATATATTTTCTGTCACTCGGCAATTGCGCTACAGCCTCAGCAACGGCAATTCGCTGGACATGGTGCTCTTTATCAACGGATTGCCCGTTAGTACACTGGAACTTAAAAACCCCTGGACAGGGCAGAATGTAAAACATGCCATCAAACAATACCAGCAAGACCGCGACCCCAAAGAACCTTTATTTATCTTCGGGCGTTGCATGGTACATTTTGCTGTAGATCCCGATCTTGTATATATGACCACCGCATTGGGCGGGCAGAGCACCTTCTTCCTGCCGTTTAACAAAGGCGTAGATCATGGTGCAGGTAATCCCGTAAATCCGCATGGACTCAAAAGCGATTATCTGTGGAAAGAAATATTATCCAAACGCTGCCTTAGTCATATCCTAGAGCACTATGCGCAAGTAATAGAAGAAAAAGATGAGGACACCGGAAAGATAAAACGCAAGCTCATTTTCCCCCGCTATCACCAGCTACAAGTGGTGCAAAAGCTACTAGCAGATGCCAAAGCAAAAGATATTGGACAACGCTACCTCGTACAGCACTCCGCAGGTTCCGGCAAATCCAACTCCATTACCTGGCTCGCACACCAACTGGTAAGCCTGCACGATAGCACCAATACTCAGCCTGTTTTTGACAGTATCATTATGGTTACCGACCGTAAAATGCTGGATAAGCAAATACGCGACAACGTCAAACAATTTGCGCAAGTAGCAAAAGTAGTAGAAGCTATAGACAAAGGCAGCAAGCAACTCAAAAGAGCATTGGAAGATGGCAAAAAGATCATCATTACCACTGTGCAGAAATTCCCTCATGTGATGGACGAGATCGGCGAACTGGCCGCAAAGAAATTTGCCATCATCATAGACGAGGCACACAGTAGCCAGAGCGGCGAAACCGCTTCCAAAATGAATTGGGTACTGAGTGATCGGGCAGAGCCTTACGGCAATGAAGACACTAAATCTGATCCCGAACCACAGGATACCGAAGACATCATTCATGAGCAAATGCAGCAACGCAAAATGCTGAAAAACGCCAGCTACTTCGCCTTTACTGCCACACCCAAAAACAAAACACTCGAAACCTTTGGCCGCAAAGGAATACAGCCCGATGACACCCCGGGCGAACCAGGGAAATTTTATCCCTTTCACCTCTATTCCATGAAGCAGGCCATCGAAGAAGAATTTATTCTCGATGTGCTGAAAAACTACACCACCTATCAAAGCTATTACAAACTGCATAAAGCTGTAGAAGAAAACCCCGAGTTTGAAACACACCAGGCACAGAAAAAATTAAGAGCCTACGTAGAGAACCACCCCTTCTCCATTCGTGAAAAAGCCAAAGTAATGATCGATCACTTCCATACCGACGTCAGGAAACAGATCAGAGGCAAAGCCAAAGCAATGGTGGTAACCCGCTCCATCAATAACGCCATTCAATACTTCCGTTCCTTCAACGAATACCTTCGCGAAATACATTCGCCTTACAGAGCCATCGCAGCTTTCTCCGGCAAGCGCACCATTGACGGAGTAGAATATGACGAAGCTAAACTTAACGGATTTGCCAGCGGCGATATACCAAATACCTTTAAGAAAAATGAATACCGCTTCCTTATTGTAGCCAATAAGTTCCAAACAGGCTTCGACCAGCCCTTGCTACATACCATGTATGTAGATAAAAAGCTAGCAGACGTACAGGCTGTACAAACGCTGTCACGCCTCAATAGAGCCTACAAGCCTGACAAAGAAGATACTTTTGTGCTAGACTTTTTTAACAGCACAGACGATATCAGAGAAGCCTTCGAGCCGTTTTACACCACCACTATATTGAGCGAAGAAACTGACGCCAATAAGCTAAACGATCTACAGGACGCATTGGACAATGCACAAGTATATGCCACAGACGATGTGATTAACTTTACTGACCTGTATATAACCAGCACAGACCGAACAACATTAGATCCCATTATTGATGCCTGCGTAGCGCAGTTTCGCAGTGAGTTGCATGTAGATGCACAAATTGGCTTCTATGTAAAGGCAAGATCATTCTACAGAACCTACGCTTTCCTTTCCAAGATCCTGTCATTCAGCAACACATACTGGGAGCGGCTATATTGGTTCCTGAAATTTTTGATACCCAAAATAAAACCCGCGGAGCATGACGATCTTGCCAAAGGAATATTGGAAGCGATAGACCTGGACAGCTACCGACTCAGCAAAACAACCACAGAAAATATACGCCTGGATGGCGGAGAAGAAATAGACCCGACACCAGCCATTGTAAAAGGAAAGAAAGGATACAATGCATTTGATGAGCTGGAAACGATTGTACGAGAATTTAACAACCGTTTTGGCATTGACAACTGGACGGACGACGATAAGGTCAAAAGCTTTTTATTTCAGCAACTGCCCGCAGATTTTGAAAAAGACGAGGATACCGTAACCGCTGTCATCAACTCCGATAAGCAGAATGCCAAAATTACATCCGATAAAAAAGTAGAAGACCTCATGCAGGACATTATATTCACCTACACCGACCTCTACAAAAAATTTACTGACGACGCCGACTTCAAGCGTCAGTACCTCGAATTTGTTTTTGACAAAATATGGAAACAACATAATGGCAATAATCCTACTAACCCAAGATTGTAA
- a CDS encoding McrB family protein has translation MSIDKITREHVLAAVDKIERENITLQPSAKFDVVINGKAYPPKEIMRYANLMANKTMDWPNSGGEPTNKYLEKFGFEIQPKEQDNAGNTTNRLTNTVIKLGCNWGKGAPSFYKMIRERKIAICADDLLYQPNDLILVTQGQTVFALARILKYPQPVTSNFELAADFNKYKIDYEEWVKYASAEWYELSKEERFSYNLQQGRCYVHLPEIKNRAIAIWNSRFTNKSIKTMNIHIGLCINTILYGPPGTGKTYNLNRYKEDFFTDKGITKSSDEVLRENVNAYPFWQILAAVMSTLNKPVSVSELLSNPVVKAKLNPEARAPRSTIWRILQSYADSNSTELNAKYKGSFELFQKDKDSRWGIMPNKNEVLADISQELMDIVVHPEQQPTQNVADKLRYHFITFHQKYSYEDFIEGIKPMLKNEEVEELSGDLQFELKKGIFYNSCLEALKLAGYESFEACHNDTPDNRIEKFEKARNNPAKQFALFIDEINRANISAVFGELITLLEEDKRTGVTNEDGKLTEMWIKLPYSHEMFSVPSNLYVIGTMNTADRSIALLDIALRRRFEFKALYPEYHEGAWWSSVLQTLNDAIYEKKRNADFFIGHAFFINKEESDKTNIFNNKIIPLLNEYFQNNAESVKHILNKSGIGIQQPGIKNNYQIVAE, from the coding sequence ATGAGTATAGACAAAATCACCAGGGAACATGTTTTAGCCGCCGTTGATAAAATAGAACGGGAAAACATTACACTGCAGCCATCCGCCAAATTTGATGTAGTGATTAATGGTAAAGCCTATCCGCCCAAAGAGATTATGCGTTATGCCAATTTGATGGCAAACAAAACAATGGATTGGCCTAACAGCGGTGGAGAACCTACCAATAAGTACCTGGAAAAATTTGGGTTTGAGATACAGCCAAAAGAGCAAGACAATGCAGGCAATACAACCAATCGTTTAACAAACACGGTCATTAAGCTGGGATGCAATTGGGGCAAGGGGGCGCCAAGTTTTTATAAAATGATCCGCGAGCGAAAGATTGCAATTTGCGCCGATGATCTATTGTATCAACCTAATGATTTGATATTAGTCACCCAAGGTCAGACTGTTTTTGCATTAGCCAGGATTTTGAAATACCCTCAACCTGTTACTTCTAATTTTGAGTTAGCGGCAGATTTCAATAAATACAAAATCGATTATGAAGAATGGGTAAAATACGCATCTGCAGAATGGTATGAATTATCAAAAGAAGAAAGGTTTTCGTACAATTTACAACAAGGCCGTTGTTATGTACACTTACCGGAAATTAAAAATAGAGCGATAGCAATCTGGAACAGTCGTTTTACTAATAAAAGCATTAAAACTATGAACATCCACATTGGCTTATGTATCAATACTATTCTGTATGGCCCTCCCGGTACTGGCAAGACATATAATCTGAATAGGTACAAAGAAGACTTCTTTACAGATAAAGGAATTACAAAGAGCAGTGACGAAGTACTTAGAGAAAATGTAAACGCCTATCCTTTTTGGCAAATACTCGCTGCTGTCATGAGTACACTGAATAAACCTGTGTCTGTTTCTGAACTGTTGAGTAACCCTGTAGTAAAAGCCAAATTGAACCCGGAAGCCAGAGCTCCCCGAAGTACCATTTGGAGAATATTGCAATCTTATGCAGACAGCAACTCTACAGAGTTGAATGCGAAATACAAAGGATCCTTCGAATTATTTCAAAAAGACAAAGATAGCCGCTGGGGCATCATGCCAAACAAGAATGAAGTATTAGCTGATATCAGCCAGGAACTAATGGACATTGTGGTACACCCAGAGCAACAGCCAACTCAAAATGTAGCTGATAAATTGCGCTATCATTTCATCACCTTTCATCAGAAATATAGTTATGAAGATTTTATAGAAGGAATAAAGCCCATGCTCAAAAATGAGGAAGTAGAGGAACTTTCTGGCGATTTGCAATTTGAATTAAAAAAGGGAATTTTCTACAACAGTTGTTTAGAAGCACTCAAATTAGCAGGTTATGAATCATTTGAAGCCTGCCATAATGACACACCTGATAACAGAATTGAAAAATTTGAAAAAGCCCGGAACAATCCTGCTAAACAATTCGCCTTATTCATTGATGAAATAAACAGAGCTAATATTTCTGCTGTATTTGGTGAATTGATTACACTATTGGAAGAGGATAAACGAACGGGGGTTACTAATGAAGATGGAAAATTGACAGAGATGTGGATCAAACTTCCATATTCACATGAAATGTTTAGCGTACCATCCAACTTATATGTTATCGGCACTATGAACACTGCCGACCGTTCTATAGCACTGTTGGATATAGCACTTAGGAGACGTTTTGAGTTCAAAGCCCTTTATCCCGAGTATCATGAAGGAGCATGGTGGAGTTCTGTTTTACAAACTTTAAATGATGCCATTTATGAGAAGAAAAGAAACGCTGATTTCTTTATCGGGCACGCCTTCTTCATTAATAAAGAGGAATCAGATAAGACTAATATCTTCAATAACAAGATCATTCCGTTGTTGAACGAATATTTCCAGAACAATGCAGAAAGTGTAAAACATATACTGAACAAATCAGGAATTGGCATTCAGCAACCAGGCATCAAAAATAATTATCAAATTGTAGCAGAGTGA
- a CDS encoding McrC family protein codes for MRLSEWQNTSFEAHKDKLNNFVNYLSSVWQNRNRYIESPEEISEEEQQEEKIQRQRFFNFTVDGKIAARNYVGVVQYEDIRMEVYPKIFAGDHTEPTKLWQQNLLYWLSYCSKIRFPFSLADISSSAFNDFLELLIYIFANYTEEIISNQPFQTYQTVEEETTFLKGRLSFDNYTKHNLITGKWQHFYCMHEPFVYDNLFNRIVKYITKRLAAISRHQPNIEKLNSLLFLLHDVSDIPCTAKDCDKVKLNPLFEDHKHILALCKLYLSNQVIDTNDESSRNFCFLVPMEYVFEDFIFGFLTTHWPSLNTRGQSTGYLALNQNKEVFQIKNDLYIPDQLIVDTKYKSRSTEDGLKAGVSQNDMYQMISYALRRNCSNILMLYPAMTNGLHSPSAFNVPSAMLLKEIDIQIRNIDIRFDDLEQADQVMKWRVKHLVSHWSFFNNKL; via the coding sequence GTGAGACTCTCCGAATGGCAAAACACTTCTTTTGAAGCGCACAAAGATAAATTAAATAATTTTGTCAACTACCTTTCAAGTGTCTGGCAAAACAGGAATCGCTATATCGAGTCGCCTGAAGAAATCTCAGAAGAAGAGCAACAGGAGGAAAAGATACAAAGGCAGCGCTTTTTCAATTTTACCGTAGACGGAAAAATCGCTGCAAGAAATTATGTTGGCGTAGTTCAGTATGAAGATATTCGTATGGAAGTGTATCCGAAAATTTTCGCAGGAGACCATACAGAACCTACAAAACTATGGCAACAGAATTTACTCTATTGGCTTAGCTATTGCAGCAAGATCAGGTTTCCATTTTCTCTGGCCGACATATCGAGCTCCGCGTTCAACGATTTCCTGGAATTACTCATTTATATTTTTGCCAATTATACAGAGGAAATCATATCCAATCAACCATTCCAGACCTACCAGACTGTAGAAGAGGAAACTACCTTCCTGAAGGGGCGCTTATCTTTCGACAACTACACTAAACACAATTTGATCACGGGGAAATGGCAACATTTCTACTGCATGCATGAGCCATTTGTGTATGACAATCTGTTCAACAGGATCGTAAAATACATCACTAAGAGATTAGCTGCCATTAGTAGACATCAGCCTAATATAGAAAAACTCAATTCGCTTCTTTTTCTACTCCACGATGTATCCGATATTCCCTGCACTGCCAAGGACTGCGACAAAGTGAAACTGAACCCGCTTTTTGAAGACCATAAGCACATATTGGCATTGTGCAAACTATACCTCTCTAATCAGGTGATTGATACAAATGACGAGAGTAGCAGGAATTTCTGCTTCCTGGTGCCTATGGAATACGTTTTTGAAGATTTCATTTTTGGCTTCCTTACAACTCATTGGCCATCTTTGAATACCCGAGGCCAGAGCACAGGATATTTGGCGCTTAATCAAAATAAAGAGGTCTTTCAGATAAAAAACGATCTGTACATCCCTGACCAGCTTATTGTCGACACGAAATATAAAAGCCGCTCTACGGAGGATGGCCTAAAAGCTGGGGTAAGTCAGAACGACATGTATCAAATGATTAGTTATGCACTGAGGAGAAACTGCAGCAATATTTTAATGCTGTACCCCGCAATGACTAACGGACTTCATTCACCCTCAGCTTTCAACGTTCCGTCAGCTATGTTGCTAAAGGAAATTGATATACAGATCCGAAATATAGACATTCGGTTTGATGATCTGGAGCAAGCGGATCAGGTAATGAAATGGAGGGTTAAGCACCTTGTCAGCCATTGGAGTTTTTTCAATAATAAGTTATAA
- a CDS encoding M48 family metallopeptidase, with amino-acid sequence MAPVGVLDYIITYEMVHLLHPNHSSEFWTELDEKMPNYLKVNGVKLAL; translated from the coding sequence ATGGCTCCTGTTGGTGTCTTGGATTATATCATTACCTACGAAATGGTCCATTTACTTCATCCCAACCATTCCTCCGAATTCTGGACTGAGCTGGATGAAAAAATGCCTAATTACCTTAAAGTAAACGGAGTAAAATTAGCGCTTTAA